The DNA window TCCCGCCATATAGGCTGTGCGGGGCAACGAGATGATCGCCCGCCTCCAGCACGCCCAAGAGGGCGGACGAAATGGCGGCCATCCCGCTCGCCGTCACGAGGGCCCGCTCCGTTTCGGTGAGGGCCGCAAGCTTTTCGTGGAGGGCCTGGTGGTTCGGCGAGTTGTTGTACCGGACGTAGCGGGGCGACGCCCCCGGGTCGTCGTGGGTGTAGGTCGCCGTCTGGAAGACGGGCATCGACACGGCCCCCTCAATCCGTGGCTCCGGCTCGCCGGCGTGAATGGATTGAGTATCAAGGGTGGACATAGGCCAGACGGGCGTCGCCGCTAAAGACTCGAAGACAGCGACCGATCCTGGAGGTTGGACTGCAGGGATGAGATGTCGTCCTGCAGTTCGGTGTCGGACTCCAGGTCCTCCTCGATCTTGCGGTAGGCGTGGATCACGGTGGAGTGGTCGCGCCCGCCAAATCGGGAGCCGATGTGGTCGTACGACTCGTCGGTCAATTCGCGGCAGAGGTACATGGCGATCTGGCGCGCCTGTGCCACCGTCTGTTTGCGGGACCGAGAAAGCAGGTCGCCCTTTTCGAGCCGAAAGTACTCGGCAACCTGCTCGATGATGTCGTCCGCGTTGAGGGCGTCTGCGCCCTCGTCGGTGTGCTCGCGCAGGAAGCGACGGGCCGTATCGAGGTCGAGCGTCCGGTCGTCGAGCTGGACGAGGGCGGTGAGGCGGGTGAGGGCCCCTTCGAGCTGGCGCACGTTCGAGTCGATGCGCTGGGCGATCAGCTCCAGCACGTCCGGCGACACGGCGATGTCCTGCCGGGCGGCCTTGCGCTGCAGGATCGCGATCCGCGTTTCGAGGTCCGGGCGCTGAATATCGGCGCTCAGGCCCCACTGGAAGCGAGAAAGCAACCGCTCCTCGATGCCAGGGATCTCTGCGGGGGGACGGTCCGCACAGAGGAAAATCTGTTTCCCGTTCTGGTGGAGGTCGTTGAAGATGTGGAAGAACTCCTCCTGGGTCTTTTCCTTCTCGCCAAAGAACTGGACGTCGTCGACGATGAGCAGGTCGGCCTGCCGGTAGTAGCTCGAGAACGCCGCGATCCGGTTCTCACGGACCGACTGCACGAACTGGCTCGTGAAGCGGTCGCTGGAGACGTACAGCACCCGTTCGGCGGTGTTGTGCTCCAGGGCGTAGTTGGCGACAGCCTGCGCCAGGTGCGTCTTCCCCAGGCCCACACCGCCGTACACCAGGAGCGGGTTGTAATTCGTGCTGCCGGGCTCCTGCGCCACGGCGAACGCGGCGCTCCGGGCCAGACGATTGCCGTCCCCCTCCACGAACTCGTCGAACGTGTACTCCGGACGAAGGTGCTGCTTGGCCTGTTCGTAGAGGGCCGAGCGCTCATCCGGAGAGCCCGCGTCGGTTTGGGGCGGGGAGGGGGCGGAGGCATCGTCCGTACGGCCAGCGTCCGAGACATCGGCGACGTCGGGGGAGGACGGGCGGGGCGTGGTCGGGCCCGTCGGCGAGGAGGCTCCCCCCGAGGTCGATGCGTCCGGGGAGGGAGACTGGTTGATTGCCTCTCGACCGGCTGGGGACGAAGACGACACCGGCTCCGATGGACGCGGGGACGTGGAGGAGCGTCCGGCCTGGTCGCTGGAGGGGGCGGACGACGGTCGGTCCTGGGGCGACGAAGACGCGTCCGGCTCGTCGGGGGCAGATCCGGACGACCCGGAGTCCGTAGCAATCTCGTCGGGGCGCTCCTCCTCGGGGGCCACCTGGTAGGTCACGTCCGTCGGCTCCCCGACCGCCTCGCTCACGGCCTGCCGGATGGAGCGCTGAAACCGGCTGCGGAGGTACTGGATGCCGAAGGGCGTGGGCACCTGCAGGGTCAGCGTGGGGGATCCCTCATCCGTAGACAGGTCGAGGGGCTGGATGGGGTCCAGCCAGTTCTGAACCGTTCGCTCCGGAAGCGTCTCGCGGAGATCGCGAAGCGCAGTGCGCCAAGCGTCGGAGGCGGACGGGACCATAGATGAGAAGGAGACCGTGCGTTAGCGGCGACAGAGAAGCGGCGCCGGCGGGGACTGAGATCGACGCCTGCACAACGTAGACCACAGCCGTTCAGAACGCAAGCCGATGCCGGGAAAATTTAAAGAGGCGCGGCTTCGCGGCGCTAACGGTCCCTCCGAAATTTCTGGCCCGAATTGCCTCCACGAAAGGAGGCCCGACGGCCGTGGCGCAGGCCGGACTCGTGCACGAATCTGACGCGGCCCTCAGGGGCCTCGCGGGCCTCAGCGTGGGAGACTGAATAACACTACAGATTGCCCCGGCGCTCCTGCTCCCGCTCCATGGCCTTGAACAGAGCCTTGAAGTTGCCGGCGCCGAACGAGCGGGCCCCTTCCCGCTGAATGATCTCAAAGAAGACCGTGGGGCGGTCCTGGACCGGCTTGGTAAAGATCTGAAGCAGGTAGCCGTCCGGGTCGCGGTCCACGAGGATGCCAAGCTCCTCAAGGTCGTCGATGGATTCGTTGATGGAGCCCACGCGCTCGGTGAGCACCTCTCGGTCGTAATACGTGTCCGGGACGTGGAGAAATTCAACGCCGCGGCGACGAAGTTCGCGCACGGTGGTGATGATGTCGTCGGACGCGAGTGCGACGTGCTGCACACCGGCCCCCCGGTAGAACTCGAGGTACTCCTCAATCTGACTCTTCTTTTTGCCTTCGGCGGGCTCGTTGATTGGGAATTTGATCTTCTCGTCCCCGTTGGCCATCACCTTCGACATGAGGGCCGAGTACTCGGTCGAGATGTCCTGGTCGGTGAAGTGGAGCATGTTGAAGAAGCCCATCGTTTGGGCGTAGTACTCCACGTACGTATCCATGTCCCCTTCGTGGACGTTGCCCACGCAATGGTCCACGTACTGCAGTCCCGCTGGCGCGGGCGGGGACCAGAACTCGTTCTCCCACCGCTCGAAGCCCGGCAGGAAGGGCCCGTCGTAGTCCGAGCGTTCTACGAAAGTGTGTACGGTGTCGCCGTAGGTGGCAATGGTAGCGGTCACGACGCGTCCGTGCTCGTCCTCCTGAACCGTAGGGGACTGGACGGGCGGGGCGCCGCGCTTCGTCGTCTCCTCGAAGGAGGCGGCCGCATCGTCCACCTCGAGCGCGATGTCCTTTACCCCGTCCCCGTGCTGGCGGACGTGCTCGCTGATTGAGGAGTCCGGCCCGAGGGCCGACGTCAGGACGAACCGGATGTCGTTCTGCGTCAGCAGGTAGCTCACCTTGTCTTCGTGTCCGGTTTCCGGGCCCCGGTAGCCCTGAATCTGGAACCCAAACAGGTGGGCGTAAAAGTGCGCGGCCTGCTTGGCGTTGCCGACGTAGAACTCGACGTGGTCGGTGCCGTTGAGCGGAAGGAAATCTTCGGGGCTTTCGACGTCGGGGTCCGGGGCAGTGGTCGGGTTGGCCATGGTGCGCAAAGGGATTGTGGACGGGGGAGATCGGAAGCGCTTTCACATGTTGGGATCGTCGATACTTTTTCTCTGCACAAACGTTTCGGGGGGGCGTTGGTTAGGACGAACTGGAATGGGCCTGGGCCGCGGTCGTGGGCGTGGACATCGTGAACCGAACCGGAAGACGGAGTCGGATTGGAATGGGATCACCGTCGATCCGGGCCGGAATAAAATCAACCGATCTTACGCCGTCTATGGCGGCGGAATCGCACAGGGGATGAAGGGATTTGACCACCTCGATATCCCTCACGCTCCCGTCGGGCTCGACCAGAAACTCGAGTTCTAAGCGTCCCTCAATGCCCTGAGCGCGTGCTTTCTTCGGATAATTGATGTTCAGGTACAGGCTGCCCTTGCCCCCAAC is part of the Salinibacter ruber DSM 13855 genome and encodes:
- the dnaA gene encoding chromosomal replication initiator protein DnaA; the encoded protein is MVPSASDAWRTALRDLRETLPERTVQNWLDPIQPLDLSTDEGSPTLTLQVPTPFGIQYLRSRFQRSIRQAVSEAVGEPTDVTYQVAPEEERPDEIATDSGSSGSAPDEPDASSSPQDRPSSAPSSDQAGRSSTSPRPSEPVSSSSPAGREAINQSPSPDASTSGGASSPTGPTTPRPSSPDVADVSDAGRTDDASAPSPPQTDAGSPDERSALYEQAKQHLRPEYTFDEFVEGDGNRLARSAAFAVAQEPGSTNYNPLLVYGGVGLGKTHLAQAVANYALEHNTAERVLYVSSDRFTSQFVQSVRENRIAAFSSYYRQADLLIVDDVQFFGEKEKTQEEFFHIFNDLHQNGKQIFLCADRPPAEIPGIEERLLSRFQWGLSADIQRPDLETRIAILQRKAARQDIAVSPDVLELIAQRIDSNVRQLEGALTRLTALVQLDDRTLDLDTARRFLREHTDEGADALNADDIIEQVAEYFRLEKGDLLSRSRKQTVAQARQIAMYLCRELTDESYDHIGSRFGGRDHSTVIHAYRKIEEDLESDTELQDDISSLQSNLQDRSLSSSL
- the hppD gene encoding 4-hydroxyphenylpyruvate dioxygenase; this encodes MANPTTAPDPDVESPEDFLPLNGTDHVEFYVGNAKQAAHFYAHLFGFQIQGYRGPETGHEDKVSYLLTQNDIRFVLTSALGPDSSISEHVRQHGDGVKDIALEVDDAAASFEETTKRGAPPVQSPTVQEDEHGRVVTATIATYGDTVHTFVERSDYDGPFLPGFERWENEFWSPPAPAGLQYVDHCVGNVHEGDMDTYVEYYAQTMGFFNMLHFTDQDISTEYSALMSKVMANGDEKIKFPINEPAEGKKKSQIEEYLEFYRGAGVQHVALASDDIITTVRELRRRGVEFLHVPDTYYDREVLTERVGSINESIDDLEELGILVDRDPDGYLLQIFTKPVQDRPTVFFEIIQREGARSFGAGNFKALFKAMEREQERRGNL